In Nomia melanderi isolate GNS246 unplaced genomic scaffold, iyNomMela1 scaffold0806, whole genome shotgun sequence, the genomic stretch TCGCAGGTAGATTTCCCATGATATAATCCACGGCAGTTGGATTAAGTCGAAAACACCTGACGCAGCGCCGGATGATCTTGCGTGTTGTGTTCTTCCCATCAATGGGCCAATACGTTTGCCGTACGTTGCAAAGCGTTGCCGTGATGCCTGCGTGGTGGTATCGCACATGCATCTCGCGTATAATTAGGTCCGTCACGTGATGACCCTTTGGTAGTAAGATTGGATGTTTCCTTGCGAAAGGTAACTCGGACCTTTGCAGACGTCCGCCGACGCGCGATAATCCCTTTTCGTCGAGAAATGGTGTAAGGGATCGGAGTTGGCTCTTGGGGTACAGCCTTCCGGATTCCAGGTCCTTAATATCCTTTTCGAAAGCCGTGGATTGGACCATTTTTACGATGCGGAATTCGTCTTCATGATTTTCCTCGACGGTCAACGGACCAGCGGTGCGATGACGAACACGGAGGCAATACGCGACGATTCGCGTGAGCCCTTTGATCCACGGGTATTGAGTGAGAATCTCGTCACTCCGACCGATTGAGTTCGCGAGACATGTCACCCCTTTCGTTTCGGGTATCTCGCTCGAGACCGTGTATCTCGAAATTGGCCACCTTGCTTGCTCCGTCGCGAGATAGTCCGGACCGTGGAGCCACAATGAATTTCGGACGAACTGTGCGGGCATTAGTCTTCTTAAAATCAAGTCGGCCGGATTGTATTCCGACTTGATATGGCGCCACGCGTTTGTCTCGGTTTTGCCCTGTATGTCGGCCACGCGGTTGGCCACGAATGTTAACATACAGGGCTGTGTGTTGATCCAATTCAACACTATTGTGGAATCGGTCCACAAAAATGTCTGATGGATCTTAACCGAAATCGCCCGTTGGATGGAGGTGACTGAGGACGCTAGAAGCACGGCACCGCACAGCTCTAGACGTTCGAGCGTAACCGTCTTGAGTGGTGCAACGCGGGATTTCGCGCAGAGCAGGTGTGTTTCGACGCGTCCTACATCGTCTATCGTATGCACGTACACGCGGGCTCCGTATGCGCGTTCGCTGGAATCACAGAATCCGTGGAGTTCGAGACGTTGGTGGTTCCTCAGGGTCACGCAGCGGTTGAACTCGATGTCGTTTAGTTCATTAAGTTGCGCTGCGTATGTGGTCCACTCCGTGTAAAGGCTGGCGGGAAGCGATTCGTCCCAGTCGATCTTCAATTGCCATAGACGTTGCATTAGAATCTTGGCGATAATGGTGACGGGTCCAAGAAGTCCTAATGGATCGAATATTTTGGCGATCGTTGACAAGATGGTCCGTTTGCTGACCTTGCCAACGACTTGAATTTCGACCGCATAACGAATCGCATCGTTCCTGGCGTCCCAGGATATTCCCGACGCCTTCATCGTTGTGTCATCGCCGAGGATCTTCGGGTGGATTTGGTCTTCGCGGAGTCCCTTAAGAAGGGCGGGTTCGTTCGACGCCCATTGACGAATGTTCAATCCACCCCGTTGAAGAAGCTCGCCGATTTGATGTTGGATGTGCCTCGCTTCCTCCACTGTGTCGGCGTCCGTGAGGAGATCATCGACGTCTGGATCTCGTTTGATGATCCCTGCTGCTTCCGGATGTGCGTTGCCCTCATCATCTTGGAATGCGACCCGTTTTTCAAGACGGCCATCGAACCTTGGTAGATCGATTTTTGGCAAATGGACCCCGATCGCGGACGACGTTGTTGAGGACGCGGGAGAATTGTTCACGCTTTTTGTCGCCGTTGGTGGTTGCCTGTCTGCTTGCTCCGCGTCTTGTAGCATCGTGATGGCCGTCGCGATGACGTCATCATACTGCTCTGTAACCGCTTCTCGTTCCGCTTCCGTTTGCTCGAAATCTTCGATGAGCCCCAGCTGGTCTTGGATTTCGTAGAAATTGTCGAAAAGCTTTCGCAGCCTCTCGACGCGTTCACGGATTTTTACGCGCTCCTTCGCGGAATCTTGATACGTCTCTAACGCGTTGCTAAGGGACGTAATTTGCGACTTGAATATGCGGCGTTCGTTTTTTAGTAGGCGGACCGTTTGTGCTTGATTTGCACTCGACTCGTTCATTGACGCGTTCGCCATTTCGATTGTAAGAAGTCGAGACGTGGGAAAGTGCAATCAAGGATATCGTACGAGAGGATTCGATCGGTAAATCTTGACGAGCCTACCTTGACTGATGCGGAGGACGTGTTTGTTCGTAGACTTCCCGCAACAGATTGGACTCGTCGTTCCTCGCTCTGTGGCCTGCTGCTCAGCTGCTTTGGACTCGTGTCGTTCGTCCAATCTGGATTCTCGCCGTCAGACCTTGAATCGGACGGTTGACAGCTTCCCTTGGATCCACTTATGCACTGTATTTTCACAAACGCGGATCCGACTCGAGGGACCAAAAATGTGTTCTGTGAAACTCCGGCTAGtaggatccggctcgaaggaccaaaaatatgAAACTCCGGCTAGtacatccggctcgaaggaccaaaaatgtgttCTGTGAAACTCCGGCTAGtacatccggctcgaaggaccgaaaaatgcgacgtcgcacgtacacgaatactaacgcggattaaattcctcggctggggttgtaaatcccagctttaactttaggtctcgttaatactcgcgacgcgtcgatttacgaatttcttcagaaatcgactgattcaattctgatctccgactggttgagatcagatcactagttgcagttgtcccgaacgatggactgactactgtttgaatgaatgaatgatatctcgttactccgaacgattgagtatctgagatattgtcactccgaacgattgagcgacttatgtgtcccgaacgatggactgaacgttgaatgagAAAAAATctctgagatatcgtcactccgaacgattgagcgaaaaaaccttagatatcgtcactccgaacgattgagcgacttatcttGTAATGAGCGTAAAAAACCTCTCGaatgcgatcctgtaggtgtttttatacgacacctacaggtttgtgtcgagtgcgctgattgggaaattgaaaatacccaatcagcacataattccaaaaatcgggggcgtcttggacgacgccccttggcctgcCCTCTTGATGCAAGAGTGAGGGCAAtgaccacgtgcgagggatcctcgaagatttggcgatgccttggaaatttcctccaagttgacgcatggctggcggaaccgttacgaacgaggttcgcgtcgacccttcggaaattcccggtttatgatatggtcggttttctgtacgaacgacaaaaattccaaaactattgtctggagatgcgcggattaactaaatgattttctcatggtttagggtgcgattgccccttgtaactaaaataaataaactgagttcgaaaaaagctaatcccgaaagtaaatttgttggcacgtccatatcataaacgaaccttcgaggattttctccgttttgttccgcgtcggacggaacatacttttatagagtattgaatagttatatataggtttattagttttatatagttatatatagttttatatagtattatataattttatatagttttatatagttttgttagttttatacagttttatatagttttatatagttttatatagttttgttagttttatatagttttgttagttttatatagtttcatatagttttatatagttttatagagttttatatagttttatatagttttatatagttttatatagttttatttagttttatatagttttacatagtttaacatagttttatacagttttgttagttttatacagttttatatagtactatatagttttatatagttctattagttttacataattttgtatagttttatatagttttgttagttttatatagttttatatagttttatgtagttttatatagttttgatagttttgtatagttttatatagttttatatagttttatatagttttatatagttttatatagttttgttagttttgtatagttttatatagttttatatagttttatatagttttatagagttttatatagttttatatagttttattagttatgtacagttttatatagttttatatagttttatatagttttatatagttttttatagttttacatagttttatatagtactatatagttttatatagtactatatagttttatatagttttatatagttttatatagttttgttagttttgtatagttttatatagttttatagagttttatatagttttatatagttttatatagttttattagttttatatagttttatatagttttatatagttttatatagttttatatagttttatatagttttatatagtttcgttagatttatatagtttcatatagttttatatagttttatagagttttatatagttttatacagttttatatagatttatatagttttatatggttctatatagttttatacagttttatatagatttatatagttttatatagtgttatatagttttatagagttttatagagttttatatagttttatatagttttacatagttttatatagttttgttagttttatatagttttatagagtactatatagttttatatagttttaatagttttacataattttgtatagttttatatagttttatgtagttctatagagttttatataggttgatatagttttgttagttttatatagttttatacagttttatatagtgtaatatagttttatatagtattgttagttttgtatagttttatatagttttatatagttttatatagttttattagttatgtacagttttatatagttttatatagttttatatagttttatatagttttttatagttttacatagttttatatagtactatatagttttatatagtactatatagttttatatagttttatatagttttatatagttttgttagttttgtatagttttatatagttttatagagttttatatagttttatatagttttatatagttttattagttttatatagttttatatagttttatatagttttatatagttttatatagtttcgttagatttatatagtttcatatagttttatatagttttatagagttttatatagttttatacagttttatatagatttatatagttttatatggttctatatagttttatacagttttatatagatttatatagttttatatagtgttatatagttttatagagttttatagagttttatatagttttatatagttttacatagttttatatagttttgttagttttatatagttttatagagtactatatagttttatatagttttaatagttttacataattttgtatagttttatatagttttatgtagttctatagagttttatataggttgatatagttttgttagttttatatagttttatacagttttatatagtgtaatatagttttatatagtattgttagttttgtatagttttatatagttttatatagttttatatagttttgatagttttgatagttttgttagttttatatagttttatatagtgttatatagttttatatagttttatagagttttgaatagttttacataggtttattagttttatatagttttatatagttttatatagttttatatagttttgttagttttatacagttttatatagttttatctagttttgttagttttatatagttttgttagttttatatagttttatatagtgttatatagttttatatagttttatatagttttatagagttttatatagttttatattgttttattagttatatacagttttatatagttttattgagttttatatagttttatatagttttacatagttttatatagttttatatagtactatatagttttatatagttttattcgttttatacagttttatagagttttatagagtttcatatagatttatatagttttatacagttttgttagttttatatagttgtatatagttttgttagttttgtatagttttatatagttttatatagttttatatagttttatagagttttatatagt encodes the following:
- the LOC143176758 gene encoding uncharacterized protein LOC143176758; amino-acid sequence: MANASMNESSANQAQTVRLLKNERRIFKSQITSLSNALETYQDSAKERVKIRERVERLRKLFDNFYEIQDQLGLIEDFEQTEAEREAVTEQYDDVIATAITMLQDAEQADRQPPTATKSVNNSPASSTTSSAIGVHLPKIDLPRFDGRLEKRVAFQDDEGNAHPEAAGIIKRDPDVDDLLTDADTVEEARHIQHQIGELLQRGGLNIRQWASNEPALLKGLREDQIHPKILGDDTTMKASGISWDARNDAIRYAVEIQVVGKVSKRTILSTIAKIFDPLGLLGPVTIIAKILMQRLWQLKIDWDESLPASLYTEWTTYAAQLNELNDIEFNRCVTLRNHQRLELHGFCDSSERAYGARVYVHTIDDVGRVETHLLCAKSRVAPLKTVTLERLELCGAVLLASSVTSIQRAISVKIHQTFLWTDSTIVLNWINTQPCMLTFVANRVADIQGKTETNAWRHIKSEYNPADLILRRLMPAQFVRNSLWLHGPDYLATEQARWPISRYTVSSEIPETKGVTCLANSIGRSDEILTQYPWIKGLTRIVAYCLRVRHRTAGPLTVEENHEDEFRIVKMVQSTAFEKDIKDLESGRLYPKSQLRSLTPFLDEKGLSRVGGRLQRSELPFARKHPILLPKGHHVTDLIIREMHVRYHHAGITATLCNVRQTYWPIDGKNTTRKIIRRCVRCFRLNPTAVDYIMGNLPATRVTAARPFYNCGVDYCGPFWVKERRFRNRTRIKVYVAVFTCFATKAVHLEVAGDLTTEGFIAALKRFIARRGLCRNVYSDNGTNFVGADNELKAL